In Limisalsivibrio acetivorans, one genomic interval encodes:
- a CDS encoding TorD/DmsD family molecular chaperone, producing METSELVSLNRGRDVIFNYLSQCFGDIPQKSFEEMGINIRTFIKEIADNSGNEDMSKGADLMCATFASIVDMSSEQLEEHRLKRSKDYTKLFMLGKGIIPYTESAYSSEERMIKQEPWKQVKRIYADNKLKIVSDRKELEDHIAIELLFMGTMSKKSADAFEADDFDTGAEALQTQLGFYETHLNRWAGSFCNDIIGRSDELLTDFYVGAALFMRGYLAEDYSFLKELLED from the coding sequence ATGGAAACCTCTGAACTAGTAAGCCTTAACAGGGGCAGAGACGTTATTTTCAATTACCTGTCGCAGTGTTTCGGCGACATACCCCAGAAGTCCTTCGAGGAGATGGGAATAAATATCAGAACATTCATCAAGGAGATTGCGGACAATTCCGGCAATGAGGATATGAGTAAGGGAGCCGATCTAATGTGCGCCACATTCGCAAGTATTGTGGATATGAGCAGCGAACAGCTCGAAGAACACAGGCTAAAACGCTCCAAGGACTACACAAAGCTCTTCATGCTCGGCAAAGGGATAATCCCCTACACCGAATCCGCCTACTCCTCCGAAGAAAGGATGATCAAGCAGGAGCCATGGAAACAGGTTAAGAGGATATACGCTGATAATAAACTCAAGATCGTATCCGACAGGAAGGAGCTTGAGGACCACATAGCCATCGAGCTTCTCTTCATGGGAACGATGAGCAAGAAGAGTGCGGATGCCTTCGAAGCGGACGATTTCGATACCGGAGCCGAAGCTCTCCAAACCCAGCTTGGTTTCTATGAAACCCATCTTAACCGCTGGGCCGGTTCATTCTGTAATGATATAATCGGCCGGTCCGATGAACTGCTTACAGACTTCTATGTGGGAGCCGCCCTCTTCATGCGTGGATATTTAGCAGAGGACTACTCCTTCCTTAAGGAACTGCTGGAGGACTAA
- a CDS encoding radical SAM protein has translation MITGITRENLNSITDEELKKDAERYVYIYEDFMDFVSESGMDESRDNDNTEELIKRLRDKGAGVRNSGTSVHHGEISPACIDCRTGKGSRTIFYSLLCNRDCFFCANMNQEHYDHFIKHRNDAVAELDSYGKAEKLSSIGLTGGEPLLLPEQTIAFFEHSKKNYPDAHRRLYTNGDLLDASTVEKLKNAGLDEIRISIKMDEEGYDTSVLEKLELASGEIPSVMVEMPVIPGTFEQMKGLLDKMEEIGCTGINLLEFLYPWVNEEIYKERGYRIKNRPYRVLYSYQYAGGLPIAGSEEECLMLVEYAMDKKLSLNVHYCSLENKLSAQVYTQNSGIRLMPFEYRSENDFFIKTARVYGKNTDRALEIFNKTDFNDYEVSPDKRFIEFHPRAAGLLDDGTEIGLTYNVVEEGEQGKYMREVKIDLIKPETFIFKTDA, from the coding sequence ATGATTACCGGCATAACAAGGGAAAATCTGAACAGCATAACCGACGAAGAACTAAAGAAAGACGCAGAGCGCTACGTATATATATACGAAGACTTCATGGATTTCGTCTCCGAATCGGGGATGGATGAAAGCAGGGATAATGATAACACCGAAGAGCTTATTAAACGGCTCAGGGATAAAGGTGCTGGTGTCAGGAACTCCGGCACAAGCGTACACCACGGCGAGATATCCCCTGCCTGCATCGATTGCCGAACCGGTAAGGGTTCAAGAACGATCTTCTACTCACTCCTGTGCAACAGGGACTGCTTCTTCTGTGCAAACATGAACCAGGAGCATTATGACCATTTCATTAAGCACAGGAACGATGCCGTTGCAGAGCTGGACAGTTACGGAAAGGCCGAAAAGCTCTCCTCCATAGGCCTCACAGGGGGTGAGCCACTCCTGCTCCCCGAGCAGACCATCGCCTTCTTTGAGCATTCTAAAAAGAACTACCCCGATGCCCATAGACGGCTTTACACCAATGGCGACCTCTTGGATGCCTCCACCGTCGAAAAGCTCAAGAATGCAGGCCTTGATGAGATACGTATAAGCATTAAGATGGACGAAGAGGGTTACGATACATCTGTCCTTGAAAAGCTAGAGCTTGCCTCAGGGGAGATACCCTCGGTTATGGTCGAGATGCCAGTTATTCCAGGTACATTTGAGCAGATGAAGGGCCTCCTTGATAAAATGGAGGAGATAGGATGCACAGGGATAAACCTACTCGAGTTCCTCTACCCATGGGTTAACGAAGAAATATATAAGGAACGCGGCTACAGGATAAAGAATCGTCCCTACAGGGTGCTGTATTCCTACCAGTACGCCGGCGGTCTCCCCATCGCAGGAAGCGAGGAGGAGTGTCTCATGCTGGTTGAGTACGCCATGGATAAGAAACTCAGCCTCAACGTTCATTACTGCTCTCTGGAGAACAAGCTCAGCGCACAGGTATACACCCAGAACAGCGGTATCAGGCTAATGCCCTTTGAATACCGCTCGGAGAACGATTTTTTCATCAAAACCGCAAGGGTTTACGGAAAGAACACCGATCGTGCCCTTGAGATTTTTAATAAAACAGACTTCAACGACTATGAGGTCTCCCCCGATAAACGCTTTATCGAGTTCCATCCCAGAGCCGCAGGGCTTCTTGATGACGGAACAGAGATAGGGCTCACCTACAACGTTGTAGAAGAAGGGGAGCAGGGAAAATATATGCGTGAGGTCAAGATAGACCTCATAAAACCGGAAACTTTTATTTTTAAAACAGATGCCTAA
- a CDS encoding 4Fe-4S dicluster domain-containing protein → MADKQYAFYFDQTRCMGCNACVVACKDWNDVKPGQARWRRLTSEVAGTFPSVEVFNLVLSCNHCVNPACTASCPVGAIYKREEDGIVIVDRDKCQDIRACAVACPFDAPQFGDEVSEPVSKASWAVEHPMQKCTFCWDRWEEGKKPACVTSCPNRALDAGTVSEIRAKYPNAVRTVQGFPESDRDQNGNTLESGDTLPNIYFKPKS, encoded by the coding sequence ATGGCTGATAAACAGTATGCATTTTATTTCGACCAGACCCGCTGCATGGGATGTAACGCCTGTGTAGTTGCATGTAAGGACTGGAACGATGTAAAGCCGGGTCAGGCCCGCTGGAGAAGACTCACCAGCGAGGTAGCCGGAACCTTCCCTAGTGTGGAAGTATTTAACCTCGTTCTCTCCTGTAACCACTGCGTAAACCCTGCTTGTACCGCTTCCTGCCCCGTTGGCGCTATCTATAAGCGTGAAGAGGACGGAATCGTTATCGTAGACAGGGACAAGTGCCAGGACATCAGAGCATGTGCAGTTGCATGCCCCTTTGATGCTCCCCAGTTCGGCGATGAAGTCAGTGAGCCCGTTTCAAAGGCTTCCTGGGCCGTTGAACACCCCATGCAGAAGTGCACCTTCTGCTGGGACAGATGGGAAGAAGGCAAGAAGCCCGCATGTGTAACTTCTTGCCCCAACAGAGCACTTGATGCAGGTACAGTTTCCGAAATCAGGGCGAAGTACCCCAACGCCGTTAGAACGGTTCAGGGATTCCCCGAGTCTGACAGGGATCAGAACGGAAACACTCTTGAATCAGGGGACACCCTTCCCAACATATATTTCAAGCCCAAGAGCTAG